Proteins encoded within one genomic window of Paenarthrobacter sp. JL.01a:
- the glgX gene encoding glycogen debranching protein GlgX, producing MVMPIFDTEAAVDASRPRPLGLSAPQPALSDAERTRNHELNVAVFAPDLERVEIVFQAPGESWRAQILPNTENDVHFGLVGGLPPGTRYGFRAAPSEGLLPMTVPALDLDDDDRQPLLLDPYGRAVDQRGEFLTSVHVDTGFDWGNDQPPRTPMRTSVIYEAHVRGQTMLHPEIPEHLRGTYAGMAHPVMIQHLTELGITAVQLLPIHFHLDESHLQDLGMTNYWGYNTAAFFAPHADYATEAARNAGPHAVQDELKGMVKLLHAAGIEVILDVVYNHTAEAGPDGPVLSFRGLGEKRYYRHDAHGRYLDTTGCGNTLDFSEPVVVDLALDSLRYWVNEFHVDGFRFDLAVTLCRDAGNTFDPRHPFLQAIAEDPVLSEVKLISEPWDVGYGGWQTGRFPQGWSDWNDHFRDGVRSFWLSDRAAMQAGGQGGSVASLAELMAGSANLFGSSGRTRLASVNFITAHDGFTLKDLVSYDRKHNEANGEQNRDGHGDNRSYNHGVEGRSENEAIVAARALSIRNLMATLLISIGVPMITAGDELGRTQQGNNNAYCQDNPTAWLDWSRTQEANAMFRTTRELVRLRRWFLRHQPESFPGQANSSSLQWFDDKGQRMTPARWNDPGVRAVQLLMGHEDSEIRGLIVVNGNNHDVKMVLPEILSESGIGKRMFELRFTTSVLHDRRKGALVASGERDILQANTINIYRT from the coding sequence ATGGTTATGCCTATCTTTGACACAGAAGCCGCCGTAGATGCGTCGCGGCCCCGCCCCCTCGGACTGAGCGCACCCCAGCCCGCTCTTTCGGATGCGGAGAGAACGCGAAACCATGAATTGAACGTGGCCGTTTTTGCGCCGGACCTGGAGCGGGTGGAGATCGTGTTCCAAGCGCCGGGCGAATCGTGGCGTGCCCAGATCCTTCCCAACACGGAAAATGACGTGCATTTCGGCCTGGTTGGCGGGTTGCCTCCGGGAACCCGCTACGGCTTTCGGGCCGCGCCGTCCGAAGGCTTGCTTCCGATGACGGTTCCGGCGCTGGACCTCGACGACGACGACCGGCAGCCGCTGCTGCTGGACCCCTACGGGCGGGCCGTGGACCAACGTGGCGAGTTCCTGACGAGCGTCCACGTGGACACCGGCTTCGATTGGGGCAACGACCAGCCGCCGCGTACCCCGATGCGGACGTCCGTCATTTACGAGGCCCACGTCCGGGGCCAGACAATGCTTCACCCGGAAATTCCCGAGCACCTGCGCGGCACCTACGCCGGCATGGCGCATCCTGTGATGATCCAGCACCTCACCGAGCTCGGCATTACGGCCGTGCAGCTGCTTCCCATCCACTTCCACCTGGATGAGTCGCACCTCCAGGACCTCGGCATGACCAACTACTGGGGCTACAACACCGCGGCCTTCTTCGCTCCGCACGCCGACTACGCCACGGAAGCTGCACGCAATGCAGGTCCGCATGCCGTGCAGGACGAACTCAAGGGCATGGTGAAGCTGCTCCATGCGGCCGGGATCGAAGTCATCCTCGATGTCGTCTACAACCACACCGCTGAAGCCGGCCCCGACGGACCGGTCCTGAGCTTCCGGGGTCTGGGGGAGAAGCGCTACTACCGCCATGATGCCCATGGCCGCTACCTGGACACCACGGGGTGCGGCAACACCCTGGATTTCAGCGAACCCGTGGTGGTGGACCTTGCGCTCGATTCCCTGCGCTACTGGGTCAACGAGTTCCATGTGGATGGTTTCCGCTTCGACCTCGCCGTGACTTTGTGCCGCGACGCCGGAAACACCTTCGATCCCCGGCACCCCTTTCTGCAGGCCATTGCGGAGGACCCGGTTTTGTCGGAGGTCAAGCTGATCTCCGAGCCGTGGGACGTGGGCTACGGCGGCTGGCAGACGGGCCGTTTTCCGCAGGGTTGGTCTGATTGGAACGACCACTTCCGGGACGGTGTCCGCAGTTTCTGGCTTTCTGACCGTGCCGCCATGCAAGCCGGCGGCCAGGGCGGTTCGGTGGCGTCGTTGGCCGAGCTGATGGCGGGGTCCGCAAACCTCTTTGGGTCCTCGGGCCGCACTCGCCTGGCGTCAGTGAACTTCATTACGGCCCACGATGGCTTCACCCTCAAGGACCTGGTCAGCTACGACCGCAAGCACAATGAGGCCAACGGCGAGCAAAACCGCGATGGCCACGGAGACAACCGCAGCTACAACCACGGGGTGGAAGGCCGTAGTGAGAACGAGGCCATCGTTGCGGCGCGGGCCTTGTCCATCAGGAACCTGATGGCCACGTTGCTGATCTCCATCGGTGTTCCCATGATCACTGCCGGTGATGAACTGGGTCGCACCCAGCAGGGCAACAACAACGCCTACTGCCAGGACAACCCCACGGCATGGCTGGATTGGAGCCGGACCCAGGAAGCCAACGCCATGTTCCGGACCACACGGGAGCTGGTGCGCTTGCGCCGCTGGTTCCTGCGGCACCAGCCGGAGAGCTTCCCCGGCCAGGCCAACAGCTCCAGCCTTCAGTGGTTCGATGACAAGGGTCAGCGGATGACGCCGGCACGCTGGAACGATCCCGGTGTTCGTGCCGTCCAGCTGCTGATGGGCCATGAGGACAGCGAAATCCGCGGGCTGATTGTGGTCAACGGCAACAACCACGACGTGAAGATGGTGCTTCCGGAGATCCTGAGTGAGTCGGGCATCGGCAAGCGCATGTTCGAACTGCGCTTCACCACCTCGGTGCTGCATGACCGCCGGAAGGGCGCGTTGGTGGCCAGCGGCGAGCGGGATATCCTGCAAGCCAACACCATCAACATCTACCGCACCTAG
- a CDS encoding ribonuclease domain-containing protein has protein sequence MNRSRSKLVAFAGLVIAVVVLVVAMVGGGALTAPSPAPSVQTTTPTPGPVPTSTAAVPGKTTAPQAVENPSGLPSINASQLPKEARQTLALIAKGGPYPYDRDGVNFGNFEGLLPKKPGGFYKEYTVPTPGESDRGARRIIVGKDAAKYYTPDHYESFAFIVEDK, from the coding sequence ATGAACCGCAGCCGCAGCAAACTGGTGGCTTTCGCGGGACTGGTGATCGCCGTCGTCGTGCTGGTGGTTGCCATGGTGGGCGGAGGCGCGCTGACGGCACCGTCACCGGCGCCAAGCGTCCAAACCACGACGCCGACACCTGGCCCTGTGCCCACGTCAACGGCCGCCGTGCCTGGGAAGACCACGGCCCCGCAGGCTGTGGAGAACCCCTCCGGCCTGCCCTCCATCAACGCCTCGCAACTGCCGAAGGAAGCCCGCCAAACTCTGGCATTGATCGCCAAAGGGGGCCCGTATCCTTACGACCGTGACGGCGTGAACTTCGGCAATTTCGAGGGCCTGCTGCCCAAGAAGCCTGGGGGTTTCTACAAGGAGTACACCGTGCCCACCCCGGGGGAATCGGATCGCGGAGCGCGGCGGATCATCGTGGGTAAGGACGCCGCGAAGTACTACACGCCGGACCATTACGAGTCGTTCGCGTTCATCGTCGAGGACAAGTAG
- a CDS encoding barstar family protein, whose protein sequence is MKIYSADTWTVEELQEQLSDAGRRTVLVPPATTKQAVLEVFGQVLDFPEYYGVNLDALNDSLHDYADALSEDDGSPVTMIWQVPAAYRTDRSFGVVCEILQDAERYAGRDLAIIAVFEH, encoded by the coding sequence ATGAAGATCTACTCAGCAGACACCTGGACCGTGGAGGAACTGCAGGAGCAGCTTTCCGACGCCGGCCGCAGGACAGTCCTTGTGCCACCGGCAACAACCAAGCAGGCAGTCCTGGAGGTCTTTGGCCAGGTCCTGGACTTCCCCGAGTACTACGGCGTGAACCTGGATGCCCTGAACGATTCCCTCCACGACTACGCCGATGCCTTGTCAGAGGACGACGGCAGCCCCGTCACCATGATCTGGCAGGTCCCCGCCGCCTACCGCACGGACCGTTCCTTCGGCGTCGTGTGCGAAATCCTGCAGGACGCAGAGCGCTACGCAGGCCGTGACCTGGCGATCATCGCAGTTTTCGAGCACTAA
- the glgP gene encoding alpha-glucan family phosphorylase, whose translation MKAIRRFTVRTVLPEPIRPLARLATNLRWSWHRPTRELFESINPGLWEAAQHDPIALLGSISREQLQDLANNGEVVDRVQAAAADLDRYLSEPRWYQGLGQDAPACIAYFSPEFGITEVLPQYSGGLGILAGDHLKAASDLGVPLIGVGLLYQAGYFKQSLSRDAWQQETYPVLDPDGLPLTLLRHPAKDGGQGKPVHISLPLPNGRELHAHVWRADVGRVPLLLLDSNVPSNDEAARGITDRLYGGGGDHRLQQELLLGMGGVKALRVYQELTGTPAPEVFHTNEGHAGFLGIERIQEAMSDAENPLSWDEALAAGRASTVFTTHTPVPAGIDRFEALQIKHFFDAGLAPAVPTERILELGRENYDGGNPSVFNMAVMGLRLAQRANGVAKLHGVVSREMFSGLWPGFDHSEIPITSVTNGVHVPTWVDPRISSLARHQFGAEAEALGRWDLAYNVSDEDVWGLRRELRTQLIEDVRRRLRASWKKRGAADAELGWTEKVLDPDVLTIGFARRVPTYKRLTLMLRDPARLKALLLDPKHPIQLVIAGKSHPADDAGKKMIQDLVRFTDDPDVRHRIVFLPNYDIAMARTLFPGCDVWLNNPLRPLEACGTSGMKAAINGSLNLSVLDGWWDEMYDGENGWAIPTANNGASADERDDIEAAALYELLETQVAPRFYGTTVAQGAGAAGPSESSHETVPTHWVSMIKHTLAHLGPAVSAERMLHDYVNNLYCPAAVSGRRAVAESFKEAKELAAWTSKVREAWPQVVVEHVDSVGVSEEPQVGDSLQVNAYVALNNLTPDDVSVEVAFGRAEESDELEDIVVAELDPVEDLGNGRHLFNGSLVINRSGSFGYTVRVFPKHSALASKAELGLIANA comes from the coding sequence GTGAAGGCAATTCGAAGGTTTACAGTCCGTACCGTCCTCCCCGAGCCCATCCGGCCGCTGGCCCGATTGGCGACCAACTTGCGCTGGTCCTGGCACCGGCCAACCCGGGAACTCTTTGAGAGCATCAACCCCGGTCTGTGGGAGGCCGCCCAGCACGACCCCATAGCCCTTCTCGGATCCATCAGCCGCGAACAGCTGCAGGACCTGGCCAACAACGGCGAAGTAGTGGACCGCGTGCAGGCTGCGGCTGCGGACCTTGACCGCTACCTCAGTGAACCGCGCTGGTACCAGGGCCTCGGCCAGGACGCTCCGGCGTGCATTGCCTACTTCTCCCCCGAATTCGGCATCACGGAAGTTCTGCCGCAGTACTCCGGCGGCCTGGGCATCCTTGCCGGTGACCACCTCAAGGCCGCTTCGGACCTCGGTGTGCCGCTGATCGGCGTCGGGCTCCTCTACCAGGCCGGCTACTTCAAACAGTCCCTGTCCCGCGACGCCTGGCAGCAGGAAACCTACCCCGTCCTGGATCCCGACGGCCTCCCGCTGACCCTGCTTCGCCACCCGGCCAAGGACGGCGGCCAAGGCAAGCCTGTCCATATCTCCCTGCCGCTGCCCAACGGCCGCGAGCTGCACGCGCACGTGTGGCGTGCCGACGTCGGACGCGTTCCGCTGCTGCTGCTGGACTCCAACGTCCCCTCGAACGACGAAGCCGCGCGCGGAATCACCGACCGGCTCTACGGCGGCGGCGGCGATCACCGCCTGCAGCAGGAGCTCCTGCTGGGCATGGGTGGCGTCAAGGCCCTGCGCGTCTACCAGGAACTGACCGGCACTCCTGCGCCGGAAGTCTTCCACACCAACGAGGGACACGCCGGGTTCCTGGGGATTGAACGCATTCAGGAAGCCATGTCCGATGCCGAAAACCCGCTCAGCTGGGACGAAGCACTCGCCGCTGGCCGTGCGTCCACTGTGTTCACGACACACACGCCCGTACCTGCCGGCATCGACCGTTTCGAGGCGCTGCAGATCAAGCACTTCTTCGACGCCGGACTGGCACCGGCGGTGCCCACGGAACGGATCCTGGAGCTCGGCCGCGAAAACTACGACGGCGGCAACCCCTCGGTCTTCAACATGGCCGTGATGGGCCTGCGCCTGGCGCAACGCGCCAACGGTGTGGCCAAGCTGCACGGCGTGGTCTCGCGCGAAATGTTCTCCGGCCTCTGGCCAGGGTTCGACCATTCCGAAATCCCGATCACCTCCGTTACCAACGGCGTCCACGTGCCCACCTGGGTGGACCCCCGGATTTCCTCCCTGGCACGCCACCAGTTCGGTGCCGAAGCCGAAGCGTTGGGACGCTGGGACCTGGCCTACAACGTCAGCGACGAGGACGTGTGGGGGCTCCGCCGTGAACTCCGCACGCAGCTCATCGAAGACGTCCGACGCCGGCTCCGGGCATCCTGGAAGAAGCGAGGCGCCGCCGATGCCGAGCTGGGCTGGACCGAGAAGGTACTGGACCCGGATGTGCTCACCATCGGTTTCGCCCGCCGCGTGCCAACGTACAAGCGGCTGACGCTCATGCTGCGCGACCCTGCGCGCTTGAAGGCCTTGCTGCTCGACCCCAAGCACCCCATCCAGCTGGTCATCGCCGGTAAGTCGCACCCGGCAGATGACGCCGGCAAGAAGATGATCCAGGACCTGGTCCGTTTCACCGACGACCCCGACGTCCGGCACAGGATCGTGTTCCTGCCGAACTACGACATCGCCATGGCACGGACGCTGTTCCCGGGCTGCGACGTATGGCTCAACAACCCGCTGCGTCCCCTGGAAGCCTGCGGCACGTCCGGCATGAAGGCCGCGATCAACGGCTCGCTCAACCTTTCCGTCCTGGACGGCTGGTGGGATGAGATGTACGACGGCGAGAACGGCTGGGCCATCCCGACGGCCAACAACGGCGCATCCGCCGACGAACGGGATGACATCGAGGCCGCGGCGCTCTATGAGCTGCTTGAAACCCAGGTGGCACCCCGCTTCTACGGCACCACGGTTGCCCAGGGCGCCGGAGCCGCAGGACCGTCCGAGTCCAGCCACGAGACCGTGCCGACCCACTGGGTCTCCATGATCAAGCACACTCTCGCCCACCTCGGTCCTGCCGTTTCGGCTGAACGGATGCTCCACGACTACGTGAACAACCTCTACTGCCCGGCCGCGGTGTCAGGCCGCAGGGCTGTTGCCGAGTCCTTCAAGGAAGCCAAGGAACTCGCAGCGTGGACGTCCAAGGTCCGCGAGGCGTGGCCGCAGGTTGTGGTGGAACACGTTGACTCCGTTGGTGTGTCCGAGGAGCCCCAGGTAGGCGACAGCCTCCAGGTCAACGCCTACGTCGCGCTGAACAACCTGACTCCCGACGACGTCTCCGTGGAAGTGGCCTTCGGGCGTGCGGAGGAATCCGACGAACTCGAAGACATCGTCGTGGCGGAGCTGGACCCGGTGGAGGACCTCGGAAACGGGCGGCACCTGTTCAACGGCTCGCTGGTCATCAACCGCTCGGGCTCCTTCGGCTACACCGTCCGGGTGTTCCCGAAGCACTCGGCGCTGGCGTCCAAAGCTGAACTTGGGTTGATCGCGAACGCCTAG
- a CDS encoding alpha-1,4-glucan--maltose-1-phosphate maltosyltransferase yields MFVTKTARTTTALKSKTTTDITDGLRFGRFPITAVQPVVEGGRFPAKALPGEDLVVGATVFREGHDQLGVTAVLLDPRGKERQRVRLAPAQGEQWKGLDRWEGLITPSGTGAWSFVIEAWHDRYGTWHHNAEVKVAAGIDVELMLAEGAALLSGAADDAGRTGAEKRTLRAASVALADTTKSAEERLGAGFSPAVLAAVERLPIRELVTVSEQFPLQVERDLAGRGSWYEFFPRSEGAVLDHSTGVWTSGNFRTAARRLDAVAEMGFDIIYLPPIHPIGFQHRKGRNNTLTPGPQDPGSPWAIGSKDGGHDAIHPELGTFEDFDAFVARANELGLEVALDLALQAAPDHPWVTSNPEWFTTRVDGSIAYAENPPKKYQDIYPLNFDNDPVGLSKEILRIVQLWISHGVKVFRVDNPHTKPVWFWEWLIGKINKKNPEVVFLAEAFTRPPMMHALGRAGFQQSYSYFTWRNTKTELEEYFYEVSHVSPAYFRPNFFVNTPDILTEYLQYGGPAAFKIRAVLAATASPLWGVYAGYELYEHVARPGAEEYIDNEKYEYKARDWEGAAGSGRTLAPYITRLNTIRKDHLALGDLQNLTIHRSTDDATIVYSKHKTLPDGTKDTLIIVVNVDPHSTRESTVSLDLAALALDPADLNEDGQFRVDDLISGQSWWWGEHNYVRLDAHVEPAHVLSIRRQP; encoded by the coding sequence ATGTTTGTGACGAAAACTGCGCGAACCACCACCGCTCTGAAATCCAAGACGACAACGGACATCACCGACGGACTTCGCTTCGGCCGGTTTCCCATCACGGCCGTGCAGCCGGTGGTGGAGGGTGGCCGTTTCCCGGCGAAGGCGTTGCCTGGCGAGGACCTCGTGGTTGGCGCCACGGTCTTCCGTGAAGGGCACGACCAGCTGGGCGTAACCGCCGTGCTGCTCGATCCCAGAGGCAAGGAGCGACAGCGCGTGCGGCTGGCCCCGGCCCAGGGCGAGCAGTGGAAGGGCCTTGACCGCTGGGAGGGCCTGATCACCCCCAGCGGCACAGGTGCGTGGTCGTTCGTCATCGAGGCCTGGCACGACCGCTATGGCACGTGGCACCACAACGCCGAAGTGAAGGTCGCCGCCGGCATCGACGTCGAATTGATGCTCGCCGAGGGTGCGGCCCTTCTGTCCGGAGCAGCCGACGACGCCGGACGTACCGGCGCTGAAAAGCGCACCCTGCGTGCCGCTTCAGTCGCTCTCGCCGACACCACCAAATCCGCCGAGGAGCGCCTTGGCGCCGGTTTCAGCCCCGCGGTGCTTGCCGCCGTCGAGCGTCTGCCCATCCGTGAACTGGTGACCGTTTCCGAACAATTCCCGCTGCAGGTGGAACGGGACCTGGCCGGCCGCGGCTCCTGGTACGAGTTCTTCCCGCGGTCCGAAGGCGCCGTGCTGGACCACTCCACGGGTGTGTGGACCTCCGGCAACTTCCGCACCGCGGCCAGGAGGCTTGACGCCGTGGCAGAGATGGGCTTTGACATCATCTATCTGCCGCCCATCCATCCGATTGGCTTCCAGCACCGCAAGGGGCGCAACAACACGCTGACTCCAGGGCCCCAGGATCCGGGCTCGCCGTGGGCCATCGGTTCCAAGGACGGCGGCCACGATGCCATCCACCCTGAGCTGGGAACGTTCGAGGATTTTGACGCTTTTGTGGCAAGGGCCAACGAGCTCGGCCTCGAAGTGGCCCTGGACCTGGCATTGCAGGCAGCTCCGGACCACCCCTGGGTCACGTCCAACCCCGAATGGTTCACCACGCGCGTGGACGGTTCGATCGCCTACGCCGAAAATCCTCCGAAGAAGTACCAGGACATCTACCCCCTGAACTTCGACAACGATCCCGTGGGCCTGTCCAAGGAAATCCTGCGCATCGTGCAGTTGTGGATCAGCCACGGCGTCAAGGTCTTCCGTGTGGACAACCCGCACACCAAGCCCGTGTGGTTCTGGGAATGGCTGATCGGGAAGATCAACAAGAAGAACCCCGAGGTGGTATTCCTGGCGGAGGCCTTCACACGCCCGCCCATGATGCACGCCCTGGGCCGGGCCGGCTTCCAGCAGTCGTACTCCTACTTCACCTGGCGCAACACCAAGACTGAACTGGAAGAGTACTTCTACGAAGTCAGCCACGTCAGCCCGGCATATTTCCGGCCGAACTTCTTCGTGAACACCCCGGACATCCTCACCGAGTACCTGCAGTACGGTGGCCCGGCGGCCTTCAAGATCCGCGCCGTCCTTGCCGCGACAGCCAGCCCGCTCTGGGGTGTCTATGCCGGCTACGAGTTGTACGAGCACGTGGCACGGCCGGGCGCCGAGGAGTACATCGACAACGAGAAGTACGAATACAAGGCGCGGGACTGGGAAGGCGCGGCCGGGTCCGGGCGCACCCTGGCCCCGTACATCACCAGGCTCAACACCATCCGCAAGGACCACCTGGCGCTGGGCGACCTGCAGAACCTGACCATCCACCGCAGCACCGATGACGCCACGATCGTCTACTCGAAGCACAAGACGCTGCCCGACGGCACCAAGGACACCTTGATCATCGTGGTCAACGTGGATCCGCACAGCACCCGTGAAAGCACGGTCTCGCTGGACCTGGCAGCCTTGGCGCTGGACCCGGCCGACCTCAACGAGGACGGACAGTTCCGCGTGGATGACCTGATCAGCGGACAGAGCTGGTGGTGGGGGGAACACAATTACGTCCGACTGGATGCACACGTTGAGCCGGCACACGTCCTGAGCATCCGGAGGCAGCCTTAG
- the treS gene encoding maltose alpha-D-glucosyltransferase yields the protein MSFSPQNPSQYFTPKNTFELNAPGLQHDPLWYRKAVFYEVLVRAFADANGDGSGDFQGLIDKLDYLQWLGVDCLWLPPFFHSPLRDGGYDIADYTSVLDEFGTISDFKRLVAEAHARGVRVIIDLPLNHTSDQHPWFQESRKDPTGPYGDFYVWSDTDEKYQDARIIFVDTEESNWTFDPIRRQFFWHRFFSHQPDLNFENPKVIEALYDVIRFWLDQGIDGFRADAIPYLFEEEGTNCENLPATHTFLQDLRRMVDANYPGRVIIAEANQPPHEVVEYFGTDEAPECHMAFHFPIMPRLYYALRDQKAAPIIETLRDTPEIPRGAQWGTFLRNHDELTLEMVPAEERAAMLGWYAPDPRMRANIGIRRRLAPLLDNSRAEIELINALLLSLPGSPFLYYGDEIGMGDNIWLDDRDAVRTPMQWNPDRNAGFSSADPGKLYLPVIQSLVYNYSMANVEAEAAHSGSLLRWTRQILSVRKNHPVFGLGGFRHIEADHEVVLAYVRELPAGNPEGADAETILCVFNLSQHPVAATLDVPEFAGRGLRDIFGGQPFPAVGDNGHLTVMLGSHSFYWLRLRSAFSNPSSPFTQAIPVVTSKG from the coding sequence GTGAGTTTTTCCCCGCAGAATCCCAGCCAGTACTTCACTCCGAAGAACACCTTCGAGCTGAATGCCCCAGGTCTCCAGCATGATCCGCTCTGGTACCGCAAGGCAGTCTTCTATGAAGTGCTGGTGCGGGCTTTTGCGGACGCCAACGGGGATGGTTCCGGCGATTTCCAGGGATTGATCGACAAACTGGATTACCTCCAGTGGCTGGGCGTTGATTGTCTCTGGCTGCCGCCGTTCTTCCATTCCCCGTTGCGCGACGGCGGCTATGACATCGCCGACTATACGTCCGTCCTTGACGAATTCGGCACCATCAGCGACTTCAAACGCCTGGTTGCCGAGGCCCACGCCCGGGGTGTGCGGGTCATCATCGACCTTCCCTTGAACCACACTTCGGACCAGCACCCGTGGTTCCAGGAATCCCGGAAGGACCCCACGGGACCCTACGGCGATTTCTATGTATGGAGCGATACTGACGAGAAATACCAGGACGCCCGCATCATCTTCGTGGACACCGAAGAATCCAACTGGACGTTCGATCCCATCCGGCGGCAGTTCTTCTGGCACCGGTTCTTCAGCCACCAGCCGGACCTGAACTTCGAGAATCCCAAAGTCATCGAGGCGCTGTACGACGTCATCCGCTTTTGGCTGGACCAAGGAATCGATGGTTTCCGCGCTGACGCCATTCCCTACCTTTTCGAGGAGGAAGGGACCAACTGCGAGAACCTGCCGGCGACGCACACGTTCCTGCAGGACCTCCGCCGCATGGTGGACGCCAACTATCCCGGCAGGGTGATCATCGCGGAGGCAAACCAGCCGCCGCATGAAGTGGTGGAGTACTTCGGCACTGACGAAGCCCCCGAATGCCATATGGCCTTCCACTTCCCGATCATGCCCAGGTTGTACTACGCCCTCAGGGACCAAAAAGCCGCACCCATCATTGAGACGCTGCGTGATACCCCCGAGATCCCGCGCGGCGCACAATGGGGAACATTCCTGAGGAACCACGACGAACTGACGCTCGAGATGGTTCCCGCGGAGGAACGCGCGGCGATGCTCGGTTGGTATGCCCCGGACCCACGCATGAGGGCGAACATCGGCATCCGCCGTCGTTTGGCTCCGCTCCTGGACAACTCCCGGGCAGAGATCGAACTCATCAATGCCCTGTTGCTGTCCCTGCCCGGCAGTCCCTTCCTCTACTACGGGGACGAGATCGGCATGGGCGACAACATCTGGCTCGATGACCGCGATGCCGTCCGCACGCCCATGCAGTGGAATCCCGACCGCAATGCGGGCTTCTCCTCGGCGGACCCGGGCAAGCTCTACCTGCCGGTGATCCAGTCGTTGGTTTACAACTACAGCATGGCCAATGTCGAGGCCGAAGCCGCTCATTCCGGTTCCCTCCTGCGGTGGACCCGGCAGATCCTCAGCGTCCGCAAGAACCATCCAGTGTTTGGCCTGGGCGGCTTCCGCCACATCGAAGCTGATCATGAGGTGGTGCTGGCCTACGTCCGGGAGCTGCCGGCGGGAAATCCGGAAGGGGCGGACGCGGAAACCATTCTGTGCGTCTTTAACCTTTCCCAGCACCCGGTGGCGGCAACGCTGGATGTTCCCGAGTTCGCGGGCCGCGGCCTGCGCGATATTTTCGGCGGCCAGCCTTTCCCGGCCGTCGGCGACAACGGTCATCTGACCGTGATGCTGGGCAGCCACAGTTTTTACTGGCTGCGGCTCCGCTCGGCATTTTCCAATCCCTCGTCGCCTTTTACCCAGGCGATTCCAGTGGTGACCTCCAAAGGATGA